In Bacteroidota bacterium, a single window of DNA contains:
- a CDS encoding methyltransferase, whose amino-acid sequence MSNAYFKFKQFEIIQMANAMKVTTDACVLGALADLSNCNHILDIGAGTGLLTLMQAQKNCTSAQFSAIEIDHNAFNELKLNCKNSKWSNQIHCINQNVKDFANDSNNLHKFDGIISNPPFFSSDLKPPSRSRSNVRHEEESLSMDDLLNCVNTLLSKNGRHFCIYPTKRLDEFKRLILSYNLVCHNLIFIKNNKTKPPHLFIAEIMRKNTDQPYKTTEFIIREQDVYSNQMKETMLPYYL is encoded by the coding sequence ATGTCAAATGCTTATTTTAAGTTTAAACAATTTGAAATCATTCAAATGGCAAACGCCATGAAAGTAACTACTGACGCTTGTGTACTTGGTGCATTAGCAGACTTATCCAACTGCAATCATATCTTAGATATAGGAGCAGGAACGGGGTTATTAACCCTGATGCAAGCTCAAAAGAATTGCACATCTGCACAATTCTCCGCCATTGAAATCGACCATAATGCGTTCAACGAACTTAAATTAAACTGTAAAAACTCAAAATGGTCCAATCAAATCCATTGTATCAACCAAAATGTTAAAGACTTTGCCAATGATAGCAATAATCTACACAAATTTGACGGAATAATTTCTAACCCTCCATTTTTCAGTTCTGACTTAAAACCACCTTCTCGTTCTCGTTCCAACGTGAGACATGAAGAAGAAAGTCTCAGCATGGATGACTTATTGAATTGTGTCAACACTCTTTTAAGCAAAAACGGAAGACACTTCTGTATATATCCTACAAAAAGATTAGATGAGTTTAAACGATTGATTTTAAGTTACAATCTTGTTTGTCATAACCTGATTTTTATAAAAAATAATAAAACTAAGCCGCCTCATCTATTCATAGCAGAAATCATGAGAAAAAATACTGACCAACCATACAAAACAACCGAGTTCATTATCAGAGAGCAAGATGTTTATAGCAATCAAATGAAGGAAACCATGCTGCCTTACTATTTATAA
- a CDS encoding ATP-binding cassette domain-containing protein: protein MITCNNLSLRFGKRVLFDEVNVKFTNGNCYGIIGANGAGKSTFLKIITGDVDPTTGSIDIEPGKRMAVLKQDHFEFDQFEVLQTVIMGHKNLFAIMQEKDALYAKEDFSDADGVKAAELEEKFAEMEGWNAESDAGILLNGLGISDEFHHKTMHELSNNQKVRVLLAQALFGNPDILIMDEPTNDLDVHTIAWLENFLADFENLVLVVSHDRHFLDSVCTHVADIDFSKIQVFTGNYSFWYQSSQLALRQKQEQNKKSEDKRKELQEFIARFSANAAKSKQATSRKKLLEKLNIEEIKPSSRKYPAIFIIPEREAGDQVLKVDDLSYKQDGETLFSKINFNVNKGDKIAFLSKNTLALTRLFQILAEEIKPTTGTYSYGITIKKGYTPNDNSKYFEGVNLSLVDWLRQFSKEKDETFIRGFLGKMLFSGEESLKSAKVLSGGEKVRCMLSKLMLEQPNFVIADDPTNHLDLESIQSLNNSFIDFKGTIIFQSHDHEFIQTVANRIIEITPNGVIDKICSYDEYLEDESVQQRKEELYGRSQSA, encoded by the coding sequence ATGATTACTTGTAATAACTTGTCTTTGCGTTTTGGTAAACGCGTTTTATTCGATGAAGTAAATGTAAAATTCACCAATGGAAATTGCTATGGTATCATTGGAGCGAATGGTGCAGGCAAATCCACTTTTTTAAAAATAATTACCGGAGACGTTGACCCCACTACCGGCTCTATTGACATTGAGCCCGGCAAAAGAATGGCAGTGTTGAAACAAGATCACTTTGAATTTGACCAATTCGAGGTGTTGCAAACCGTGATTATGGGGCACAAAAATCTCTTTGCAATTATGCAAGAAAAAGACGCGCTCTATGCAAAAGAAGACTTTAGTGATGCAGATGGTGTGAAAGCAGCGGAGTTAGAAGAAAAATTTGCTGAAATGGAAGGCTGGAATGCTGAGAGTGATGCAGGTATATTGTTGAACGGCTTGGGAATTTCAGATGAATTCCACCACAAGACCATGCACGAATTGAGTAACAATCAGAAAGTGCGTGTATTGCTCGCACAAGCCTTGTTTGGCAATCCAGACATATTGATTATGGACGAGCCTACGAACGACTTGGATGTACACACAATAGCATGGCTCGAGAATTTTTTGGCAGACTTTGAAAATCTCGTATTAGTAGTCAGCCACGACCGTCACTTCCTTGACTCGGTTTGTACCCACGTTGCGGACATTGATTTTAGTAAAATCCAAGTTTTCACTGGTAATTACAGTTTCTGGTATCAAAGCAGTCAGTTGGCATTAAGACAAAAACAAGAACAGAACAAAAAGTCAGAAGACAAACGCAAAGAATTACAAGAGTTTATTGCCCGATTCAGCGCCAATGCTGCCAAATCCAAACAGGCAACAAGCCGTAAAAAATTATTGGAGAAACTGAATATAGAAGAAATCAAACCTTCGAGCCGCAAATACCCTGCAATCTTTATTATACCTGAACGAGAAGCCGGAGACCAAGTGCTTAAAGTAGATGATCTCAGTTATAAACAAGATGGAGAAACACTTTTCTCAAAGATAAATTTCAATGTAAACAAAGGAGACAAGATTGCTTTCCTTTCAAAGAACACACTTGCTCTAACACGGCTTTTTCAGATTTTAGCAGAAGAAATTAAACCCACCACCGGCACGTACTCGTATGGAATTACCATCAAAAAAGGATACACACCTAACGACAACTCCAAATATTTTGAAGGCGTGAATCTTAGTCTTGTGGACTGGCTTAGACAGTTTTCAAAAGAAAAAGATGAAACTTTTATTCGTGGCTTCTTAGGCAAGATGTTGTTTAGCGGTGAAGAATCACTCAAAAGCGCGAAGGTTCTTTCCGGTGGCGAAAAGGTACGCTGTATGTTGAGCAAACTCATGCTTGAACAACCCAACTTTGTCATTGCAGACGACCCTACAAACCACTTGGACTTGGAATCAATCCAATCATTGAACAACAGTTTTATTGATTTTAAAGGAACTATTATTTTCCAATCCCATGACCATGAATTTATTCAGACCGTTGCCAACAGAATTATTGAAATAACTCCCAATGGGGTTATTGATAAAATATGCTCTTATGATGAATATTTAGAGGATGAATCTGTTCAACAACGCAAAGAAGAACTGTATGGTCGCTCACAGAGCGCATAA
- a CDS encoding 4Fe-4S binding protein — translation MNQNNPELNPPKKYTRGHQLYQKFASFFGKIYSTKLNPLYYLGGIAVIMFAIACISGIYVFIFYNINPRLAWESVDAMSANLLHGYMRSIHRYSSDLLVIFMALHFIQVLIVSKFKRLLAWMSGVVSIMVVLIIGITGFILVWDQKAKLTGYLTAKLFAALPIFDPSIAGAFLMNDLNTVGGFFKVAVFGHIALSLLTVFIIWIHVMRISKPKIFPPKPLIYYSFIALTIIAFAFPVKSDPPAQMSYLPTQTTFDWYYYFGYYFMKVSSINMNWIYLIVSGAFLACIPFIFKRKDNPPVHIDLDACDGCNLCAFDCPYEAIDMMNKDGERKAILSPDKCVGCNICIGSCHTHAISHELFPSLDLQTNGNKTDVTLLSCSYFPEPEIPQDLNVQHYRVPCIGSVYPRDVQEMLDNNTHKVALLSCEDCYYRLGKTWTVNRFTRKRAPLFSKKYDASNVKLFTLTQYSKDKLADFSKEGASNSGYNEPGIEDNKKQNHFVSVLIMTLFFALMLPLSSTTIHFFNPTEKTLIVNYKYISSPEEYEQSTSNAAHMRALAPVVKKRSDVMLRIYSATDKKLIYEKVYKPRGIRSDIAMFIYTQLILDEDAVDVEMQETAFPDIRYRIDNVKLKEGDGTFVIFKEGALREVK, via the coding sequence ATGAATCAAAACAACCCTGAACTGAACCCACCCAAAAAATATACTCGCGGACATCAGTTATATCAAAAATTTGCAAGCTTTTTTGGAAAGATATATTCTACCAAATTAAATCCTCTCTATTACCTTGGAGGGATTGCCGTTATTATGTTTGCGATAGCATGTATTTCGGGAATTTATGTTTTTATTTTTTATAATATCAATCCGAGATTGGCGTGGGAGTCTGTAGATGCCATGTCTGCCAATCTTCTCCATGGCTATATGAGGAGTATTCACCGCTACTCCTCTGATTTACTGGTGATTTTTATGGCACTCCATTTTATTCAAGTTCTGATTGTATCTAAATTTAAACGACTATTAGCATGGATGAGCGGGGTTGTTTCTATTATGGTTGTGCTCATTATTGGTATTACAGGGTTTATTCTGGTTTGGGACCAAAAAGCAAAACTTACGGGTTATCTGACTGCAAAGCTTTTTGCGGCACTGCCCATTTTTGACCCATCTATTGCCGGGGCATTTCTGATGAATGATTTGAACACTGTTGGAGGCTTTTTCAAAGTAGCTGTGTTTGGGCATATTGCACTTTCATTGCTTACGGTTTTCATCATTTGGATTCATGTGATGCGAATCTCCAAACCCAAAATATTTCCTCCAAAACCGCTCATCTATTATTCATTCATTGCATTAACTATCATCGCATTTGCTTTCCCGGTTAAGAGTGATCCACCTGCACAGATGTCATATTTGCCTACCCAAACTACGTTTGATTGGTATTATTATTTTGGGTATTATTTTATGAAAGTATCCAGTATTAATATGAATTGGATTTACTTGATTGTGTCGGGGGCATTTTTAGCATGTATCCCATTTATATTCAAACGCAAAGACAACCCTCCGGTACACATAGACCTTGATGCTTGTGACGGGTGTAATTTGTGTGCTTTTGACTGTCCTTATGAAGCCATTGACATGATGAACAAAGACGGAGAGCGCAAGGCAATCCTTTCACCCGACAAATGTGTTGGTTGCAACATTTGCATTGGCTCCTGTCATACACATGCTATTTCTCATGAGCTATTTCCTTCTTTAGATTTGCAAACAAATGGAAATAAAACAGATGTAACACTTCTTAGTTGTAGTTATTTTCCCGAGCCTGAAATTCCTCAAGATTTGAATGTTCAACATTACAGAGTTCCTTGTATTGGAAGTGTTTACCCACGTGATGTGCAAGAAATGTTGGACAATAATACTCATAAAGTAGCTCTGTTGAGTTGCGAGGATTGTTATTACCGCTTGGGCAAAACATGGACAGTCAATAGATTTACTAGAAAAAGAGCACCATTATTTTCTAAAAAATATGATGCAAGTAATGTGAAATTGTTTACCCTTACACAATATTCAAAAGACAAACTTGCTGATTTCTCTAAAGAAGGCGCATCTAACTCAGGGTATAACGAACCAGGAATAGAAGATAACAAGAAGCAAAATCATTTTGTGTCAGTTCTGATAATGACCTTGTTTTTTGCGCTAATGCTACCTTTGAGCAGCACCACTATTCATTTCTTTAATCCAACAGAAAAAACCCTCATTGTCAATTATAAATATATTTCAAGCCCTGAAGAATACGAGCAAAGTACTTCTAATGCGGCACACATGAGAGCACTCGCCCCTGTTGTAAAGAAGCGTAGTGATGTTATGCTTCGAATTTATTCAGCGACTGACAAGAAACTTATATATGAAAAGGTATACAAGCCTCGTGGGATTCGTAGTGATATTGCAATGTTTATTTACACACAGCTTATATTAGATGAAGATGCAGTTGATGTAGAAATGCAAGAAACCGCTTTCCCGGACATCCGTTATCGAATTGATAATGTGAAGCTAAAAGAAGGGGATGGAACCTTTGTTATTTTCAAGGAAGGAGCATTGCGTGAAGTGAAATAA
- a CDS encoding cbb3-type cytochrome c oxidase subunit I — protein sequence MFRTCDITGFKVDLRSEKLIRYNAVFAVISLLLAVVAALLLVLTRYQPIHLLGAEWYYRLVTFHGLNALIFWIIFFEVAGLYFGSTVILNTRFCSPKTGWWAFGLMVAGLVMSNVIILMGKADVMLTSYTPLKAHPLYYLGIILFAVGALIAVILFFGNLMIARREKTYGETMPLVAYGLMTAAIIAVITLASGALIYIPTFLWSIGLVENIDPAMYKLIWWGLGHSSQQINVAAMVSIWYMTSFLTVGGTSINEKVSRSAFVLYILFICLASAHHLLTDPGVSSAWKVWNTSYAMYLAVLASMIHAFAVPSSFEVAQRKWGFNKGLFQWLAKAPWGNPAFSAIILAIIGFGFIGGTTGVIFGMEQTNIIVHNTIAIPGHFKGTVVIGTTLTFMGITYYLIPLIFRRKIVGFKLAQWQPWLFFIGIAMLSIGMIVLGQLGVPRRHWDNTFSGGPFSHNFNPAVDFFWVITMLGGVLAFIATLIWILIVVVSVFWGPKVNGPQDMQLTISGAPPEGKAHKGFEAPGTLVLTFLFLLVFLALFFLNWKWLAATWNVN from the coding sequence ATGTTTAGAACATGCGATATAACAGGGTTTAAGGTCGATTTAAGATCAGAAAAACTCATACGATACAATGCGGTATTTGCCGTCATTTCATTACTTTTGGCTGTAGTTGCAGCTCTTTTATTAGTATTAACAAGATATCAGCCTATTCACTTGTTGGGTGCTGAATGGTACTACCGTTTGGTCACTTTTCACGGATTGAATGCTCTTATTTTTTGGATTATTTTCTTTGAGGTTGCAGGACTTTATTTTGGCTCTACAGTCATATTAAACACGCGGTTCTGTTCCCCAAAAACAGGATGGTGGGCATTTGGGTTGATGGTTGCGGGACTTGTAATGTCAAATGTGATAATCCTTATGGGAAAAGCAGATGTGATGCTTACTTCTTATACACCTCTTAAAGCACACCCACTTTATTATCTTGGAATTATTCTATTTGCCGTTGGTGCATTGATTGCAGTAATTCTATTTTTTGGAAACTTGATGATTGCTCGTAGAGAGAAAACTTATGGAGAAACCATGCCTCTTGTGGCGTACGGATTGATGACTGCTGCTATCATTGCAGTGATTACCCTCGCTTCAGGTGCACTGATTTATATTCCTACTTTCTTATGGTCCATAGGTTTAGTTGAAAACATTGACCCTGCAATGTATAAGTTAATTTGGTGGGGACTTGGACATTCTTCTCAGCAGATTAATGTGGCTGCTATGGTATCTATTTGGTATATGACTTCATTCCTTACTGTGGGCGGTACTTCAATCAATGAAAAAGTTTCACGTTCTGCTTTTGTGCTCTATATCCTTTTTATTTGCTTGGCTTCTGCTCACCATTTGTTGACAGACCCCGGAGTGAGTAGTGCATGGAAAGTATGGAACACAAGTTATGCTATGTATTTGGCAGTACTTGCTTCTATGATTCACGCGTTTGCTGTGCCATCTTCTTTTGAGGTAGCGCAACGTAAATGGGGATTCAACAAAGGTTTATTCCAGTGGTTAGCTAAAGCTCCGTGGGGTAATCCGGCCTTTTCTGCTATTATCCTCGCTATCATTGGTTTTGGATTTATTGGTGGTACTACCGGAGTTATCTTCGGAATGGAACAAACCAATATCATTGTCCATAATACCATCGCAATCCCCGGACACTTTAAGGGTACTGTGGTTATCGGTACTACTTTGACTTTTATGGGTATTACCTATTATTTAATCCCTCTAATATTTAGGAGGAAAATAGTCGGTTTTAAACTTGCACAATGGCAACCTTGGTTATTCTTTATCGGAATAGCAATGCTTTCTATTGGTATGATTGTATTAGGTCAGTTAGGCGTTCCAAGAAGACATTGGGATAACACATTCTCAGGAGGTCCTTTCTCTCACAATTTCAACCCTGCTGTTGACTTCTTTTGGGTAATCACCATGTTGGGAGGTGTCTTAGCATTTATTGCCACTTTAATATGGATACTCATTGTTGTTGTGTCTGTGTTCTGGGGACCCAAAGTAAACGGACCACAAGATATGCAACTTACTATTTCAGGTGCACCACCCGAAGGCAAAGCTCACAAAGGTTTTGAAGCACCCGGCACATTGGTGCTGACTTTCTTGTTCCTTCTTGTATTCCTTGCGCTGTTCTTCCTTAACTGGAAATGGCTCGCAGCTACATGGAACGTTAACTAA
- a CDS encoding c-type cytochrome has product MSLLSPKEGWYDTKVSKDEKMWMVIALILCIAMFVWMILWHVYGKQNPSSITYRTTTTEFAKLSEAYIKRNMVGMDNGVPVVRPEPNSEVFLMAEMWRFSPAMILIKDQSYNFHISSKDLVHGFSLQPVNMNFQIYPGYDYVLRFTPTETGEFKIVCNEFCGIGHHTMIGKIIVIEKDEDLKLYGYENMKTKPDPIIEESDDKPLSEEQMISLGEQLYSLKGCVGCHSTDGSVLLAPSWKGLYGKAEEVKESGKKLSVNVDDAYIKESILEPQKKVTIGFETTLMPATQMTDKEIAQIVSFIKSLKD; this is encoded by the coding sequence ATGAGTTTATTAAGTCCAAAAGAAGGTTGGTACGACACTAAAGTATCTAAAGATGAAAAAATGTGGATGGTAATTGCGCTCATCCTCTGTATTGCAATGTTTGTGTGGATGATTTTGTGGCACGTTTACGGCAAACAAAACCCATCAAGTATTACATACCGTACAACAACTACTGAGTTTGCTAAACTTAGTGAAGCCTATATCAAGCGCAATATGGTGGGTATGGACAATGGGGTGCCTGTTGTTCGTCCTGAACCCAACAGCGAGGTTTTTTTAATGGCAGAAATGTGGAGATTTAGTCCGGCCATGATTCTTATCAAAGACCAGTCTTATAATTTTCATATCTCTTCAAAAGATTTAGTACATGGATTTTCATTACAGCCGGTTAATATGAATTTTCAGATTTATCCCGGTTATGATTACGTACTGAGGTTTACACCTACAGAAACAGGAGAATTTAAAATCGTTTGTAATGAGTTCTGCGGTATTGGACACCACACCATGATTGGGAAGATTATCGTAATTGAGAAAGACGAAGACCTCAAGTTGTATGGTTATGAAAATATGAAAACCAAACCCGATCCAATCATTGAAGAAAGTGATGACAAGCCTTTGTCTGAAGAGCAAATGATTTCATTAGGTGAACAATTGTATAGCTTAAAAGGCTGTGTGGGTTGTCATAGTACTGATGGGTCTGTGTTGCTTGCACCTTCATGGAAGGGGCTGTATGGCAAGGCAGAAGAAGTGAAAGAGAGTGGCAAGAAGTTGTCTGTAAATGTGGATGATGCCTATATTAAAGAGTCTATTTTAGAACCTCAGAAAAAAGTAACCATTGGATTTGAAACTACCTTAATGCCTGCAACTCAAATGACAGACAAAGAGATAGCTCAAATCGTTTCCTTTATAAAATCATTAAAAGACTAA
- the nqrF gene encoding NADH:ubiquinone reductase (Na(+)-transporting) subunit F, translated as MNTLLSINPTLLVVSVVVFLAILLFLVILILFAAKKMVQQGDVKITINEEKEISVPAGGSLLTTLSNAGIYLPSACGGKGSCAECKCQVMEGGGSILPTETGHIKRKAQKEHWRLSCQVKVKNDLKIQVADEVFGIKKWECEVVSNYNVASFIKEFVVKLPEGENLNFKAGGYVQVDVPACEINYKDIDITSHPRMGKPADEFRSEWDKFKLWNLKMKNDEPIFRAYSMANHPAEGNIVMLNIRIATPPWDRAKNGWMDVNPGVCSSYVFSKKAGDKVTISGPYGEFFIKETKSEMIYVGGGAGMAPLRSHLFHLFHTLKQTDRKVSFWYGGRSKRELFYIDDFKAIEREFPNFRFYLVLSEPLPEDNWKVKTDIDDREGDGFVGFVHQALINNYLSKHKTPEDIEYYFCGPPMMNAAVVKMTQDFGVPAENVSFDDFG; from the coding sequence ATGAACACTCTACTCAGTATAAATCCAACGCTTCTGGTCGTTAGTGTTGTTGTATTCTTAGCTATATTACTATTCTTAGTAATTCTGATACTTTTTGCAGCTAAAAAAATGGTGCAACAAGGAGATGTCAAGATTACTATCAATGAAGAAAAGGAGATCAGCGTTCCTGCTGGAGGCAGTTTGCTCACAACTTTATCAAATGCCGGTATATACCTGCCATCTGCATGTGGAGGGAAAGGCAGTTGTGCAGAATGTAAATGTCAGGTAATGGAAGGAGGCGGATCCATTTTGCCAACAGAAACCGGACATATCAAACGCAAAGCGCAAAAAGAACATTGGAGACTTTCATGCCAAGTAAAAGTAAAAAATGACCTGAAAATCCAAGTTGCGGACGAGGTATTTGGAATTAAGAAATGGGAATGTGAAGTGGTTTCAAATTACAATGTAGCTTCATTCATAAAAGAGTTTGTTGTTAAACTACCCGAAGGCGAAAATCTCAACTTCAAAGCGGGGGGCTATGTTCAGGTAGATGTTCCGGCTTGTGAAATTAATTATAAAGATATTGATATCACTTCTCATCCCAGAATGGGTAAACCTGCTGATGAATTTCGCTCAGAATGGGATAAGTTCAAATTATGGAACTTAAAAATGAAAAATGACGAACCTATTTTCAGAGCTTATTCTATGGCTAACCACCCTGCGGAAGGCAATATTGTTATGTTGAATATTCGTATTGCTACGCCTCCTTGGGACAGAGCCAAAAACGGGTGGATGGATGTAAATCCGGGCGTTTGCTCTTCTTACGTATTCAGTAAAAAAGCCGGTGATAAGGTTACAATATCCGGTCCTTATGGAGAATTTTTCATCAAAGAAACCAAATCAGAGATGATTTATGTTGGTGGTGGTGCCGGTATGGCTCCTTTGCGTTCGCATTTATTCCATCTTTTCCATACACTAAAACAGACCGATCGCAAAGTTTCTTTTTGGTATGGAGGACGTTCTAAAAGGGAACTGTTTTATATTGACGACTTCAAAGCCATAGAAAGGGAATTCCCTAATTTCAGATTTTACTTAGTGCTTTCAGAACCGCTACCTGAAGATAATTGGAAAGTCAAAACGGACATAGACGACAGAGAAGGCGATGGATTTGTAGGATTTGTACATCAAGCCCTGATTAATAATTATTTAAGCAAACACAAAACACCCGAAGATATTGAGTACTATTTCTGTGGACCTCCTATGATGAATGCAGCTGTAGTTAAGATGACACAAGACTTTGGGGTTCCTGCCGAGAATGTTTCGTTTGACGATTTCGGCTAA
- the nqrE gene encoding NADH:ubiquinone reductase (Na(+)-transporting) subunit E, with amino-acid sequence MESIISIFVKSVFVDNMIFAYFLGMCTYIAISKEVKAAFSLGIAVILALTITVPLNWVLYHYFLAEGALAWTGIKALATVDLSFLGLITYISIIAAFIQMLEMIIEKYYPSLYNTLGIFLPLLAVNCAILAGSLFMVGRPYNLAEATAYGAGSGFGWFLAITSLAALREKIKYSNVPAPLRGVGITFILIGLMAFGYLSFIGFTI; translated from the coding sequence ATGGAAAGTATAATTTCAATATTTGTAAAATCGGTTTTTGTAGATAACATGATTTTTGCATACTTCCTCGGGATGTGCACATATATTGCCATCTCTAAAGAAGTAAAGGCCGCATTTTCATTGGGCATTGCAGTCATTTTAGCATTGACTATAACAGTGCCTTTAAACTGGGTATTATATCACTACTTTTTAGCTGAAGGTGCACTTGCATGGACTGGGATTAAAGCTCTTGCCACGGTGGATTTAAGTTTTCTCGGACTTATTACTTATATTTCTATCATTGCTGCCTTTATTCAGATGCTTGAAATGATAATAGAGAAATATTATCCTAGTTTATATAATACATTGGGAATATTCCTCCCCTTGCTGGCTGTTAATTGCGCAATTTTAGCAGGGTCCTTATTTATGGTTGGACGCCCATACAACCTTGCAGAAGCAACCGCTTATGGTGCCGGTTCGGGTTTTGGCTGGTTTTTGGCAATTACATCATTGGCAGCACTCAGAGAAAAGATTAAATACTCTAATGTACCGGCTCCTTTGCGAGGTGTTGGCATTACCTTTATCTTAATCGGTTTGATGGCTTTTGGTTATCTTAGTTTTATTGGTTTTACAATTTAA
- a CDS encoding SCO family protein yields MRKSVLCLVSVWLLMSSFNLPNEKKYLAQKVADVTMFNARGEVLQFSSVFNGKPIIISPVYTRCYSICGLVSSGVQNVIKDMDGLGEDYTVVSFSFDSTETAKSLAVYESRWILDGKKWMALSASPENIRKFMSSIGVEYDYNSSTKEYDHPPVLVVLTPQGAVSRYIYGINPSKKDLNISVMEAQAKITRPGLFTGFYLRCLKYDPLNKTYKVDWRFIIGTTAGMLIIFLVTRMFIKSFISN; encoded by the coding sequence ATGAGGAAATCGGTTTTGTGTTTGGTGTCTGTGTGGCTGTTGATGAGCAGTTTTAATCTTCCTAATGAGAAGAAATACCTTGCTCAAAAAGTGGCTGATGTGACCATGTTCAATGCAAGGGGAGAAGTTTTACAGTTTTCTTCTGTCTTCAACGGAAAGCCTATCATCATTTCTCCGGTCTATACCCGATGTTATTCAATTTGTGGACTTGTGAGCAGTGGAGTGCAAAATGTCATTAAAGATATGGATGGCTTAGGAGAGGATTATACTGTAGTCAGCTTTTCTTTTGACAGCACAGAAACCGCCAAAAGTCTTGCTGTGTATGAAAGTAGATGGATTTTGGATGGAAAAAAATGGATGGCTTTGTCTGCAAGTCCTGAGAATATTCGAAAATTTATGTCCTCTATTGGTGTAGAATATGACTACAATTCGTCAACCAAAGAATATGACCACCCCCCGGTGTTGGTTGTCCTCACTCCGCAAGGAGCAGTCTCAAGATATATTTATGGAATTAACCCATCAAAGAAAGACTTAAATATCTCGGTTATGGAAGCTCAGGCAAAAATAACAAGACCGGGACTGTTTACTGGATTTTATCTCAGATGCCTTAAATACGACCCTCTTAATAAAACCTACAAAGTAGATTGGCGGTTTATTATCGGCACTACTGCCGGAATGTTGATTATCTTTCTCGTAACCCGAATGTTTATTAAATCTTTTATTTCTAATTAA
- a CDS encoding NADH:ubiquinone reductase (Na(+)-transporting) subunit D, protein MSTESVQQAIKPKSEPLFSKKNRKLLSNPLDADNPITVQILGICSALAVTVQMKPALFMAVGVTIIVGLSSFIIAIIRNMIPNRVRIIVQLMVAATLVVIIDQLFQAYAYDISKQLSVYISLILTNCILLGRIEAFAMGNKPWPSLLDGIGNGAGYGAILMITAVIRELLGSGSLFGYKLLGDSYIGNGVMILPAGACFVIGLVVWMQRARNGYRED, encoded by the coding sequence ATGAGCACAGAAAGCGTACAACAAGCGATAAAACCAAAGTCTGAACCTCTGTTTAGCAAAAAGAACAGAAAATTATTATCCAACCCATTAGATGCAGACAACCCTATTACTGTTCAAATTCTGGGCATTTGTTCCGCACTTGCCGTAACAGTTCAAATGAAACCGGCACTGTTTATGGCAGTGGGCGTTACTATTATTGTAGGGCTATCCAGCTTTATTATTGCGATTATACGCAATATGATTCCTAACAGAGTCAGAATTATTGTTCAATTAATGGTAGCGGCAACCTTGGTTGTAATTATTGACCAATTATTTCAAGCCTATGCCTATGATATTTCAAAACAACTTTCAGTATATATCAGTCTGATTTTGACCAACTGTATCCTATTAGGACGCATTGAAGCATTTGCGATGGGCAACAAGCCTTGGCCTTCATTGTTAGACGGTATTGGCAATGGCGCAGGCTATGGAGCCATCTTGATGATAACAGCAGTAATCAGAGAGTTGCTCGGCTCCGGTTCATTATTTGGCTATAAATTACTCGGAGACAGTTATATAGGCAATGGTGTAATGATTTTGCCTGCTGGTGCTTGTTTTGTTATTGGATTAGTAGTCTGGATGCAAAGAGCAAGAAACGGCTACAGAGAAGATTAA
- the aroQ gene encoding type II 3-dehydroquinate dehydratase codes for MKILILHGPNLNLLGKRQPDVYGTTGFEEYLETLRTSFPTMQITYFQSNHEGELIDVIQQSVGIYDGVIFNAGGYSHTSVAIADAVASVSTPVIGIHISNIYARETQRHIDLLAKYCIGTISGLGLQGYELALSYFFKNK; via the coding sequence ATGAAAATTCTGATTCTGCACGGACCCAATCTGAACCTATTAGGCAAACGACAACCTGATGTGTACGGAACAACCGGTTTTGAAGAATACTTAGAAACACTTCGAACATCCTTCCCTACAATGCAAATAACTTATTTTCAAAGCAACCATGAAGGGGAATTAATTGATGTTATACAACAAAGTGTTGGCATTTATGATGGTGTCATTTTCAATGCAGGCGGATATTCTCATACTTCTGTAGCTATTGCGGATGCTGTTGCTTCAGTTTCAACCCCCGTGATAGGCATACATATCAGCAATATTTATGCGCGCGAAACCCAAAGGCATATTGACTTATTGGCTAAATACTGCATAGGAACTATCTCAGGACTGGGATTGCAGGGATATGAATTGGCATTAAGCTACTTTTTTAAAAATAAATAA